A stretch of Synechococcus sp. MIT S9220 DNA encodes these proteins:
- a CDS encoding pentapeptide repeat-containing protein has translation MKLVNRIVRPLVRSFVAILFGALLMLPSKALAIYPSGGGLPDLGLDRSLQGSDQATEAFKEKFPFYERDEDGKPITKEFVKYDLANYDLSGLDLRGALFSVATLKRADLEGANLEGSIAYATHFEEANLTNVNFRDAVLTKSFFMATTIDGADFSGAIIDAPQREEMCSRATGVNPDSGVETYDSLDCISLNIRSANS, from the coding sequence ATGAAATTAGTTAATCGCATTGTTAGGCCGTTAGTTCGATCCTTTGTTGCGATTCTGTTCGGCGCACTGCTGATGCTGCCATCAAAGGCATTGGCGATTTATCCCAGTGGTGGAGGTCTTCCAGATCTCGGGCTTGATCGAAGTCTGCAGGGAAGCGATCAGGCCACAGAGGCCTTCAAGGAAAAATTTCCTTTCTACGAACGAGATGAGGATGGAAAGCCGATCACCAAGGAGTTTGTTAAATATGATTTGGCCAATTATGACCTGTCTGGTCTTGACCTGAGAGGTGCCTTATTTAGTGTGGCGACTCTGAAAAGAGCAGATCTCGAGGGAGCAAATCTTGAGGGCAGTATCGCCTATGCAACGCATTTTGAAGAGGCAAACCTCACCAATGTGAACTTTAGAGATGCCGTTTTGACCAAGAGCTTCTTTATGGCAACGACAATCGATGGAGCAGATTTTTCCGGAGCCATTATTGATGCCCCTCAACGAGAGGAGATGTGCTCGAGGGCTACTGGCGTCAATCCAGACTCTGGTGTTGAGACCTACGACAGTCTTGATTGCATAAGCCTGAACATTCGTTCTGCAAATTCATAA
- the psbF gene encoding cytochrome b559 subunit beta — translation MAPFKRKDGGYPVFTVRTLAVNALGIPTVFFLGALAAMQFIRRATLY, via the coding sequence TTGGCACCTTTCAAAAGGAAAGATGGAGGATACCCTGTGTTTACCGTTAGGACTCTGGCCGTGAATGCATTGGGTATCCCAACAGTCTTCTTTTTAGGAGCACTTGCTGCAATGCAATTTATCCGTAGAGCAACGCTTTACTGA
- a CDS encoding alpha/beta fold hydrolase, with amino-acid sequence MDNTLVCGPTTGSATVVLAHGAGAGMESPFMQHMAEGLAQQGWQVIRFEFPYMAQQRVSGRKRPPNKADILLQCYAEQLQSLPAKQPLIIGGKSMGGRIASLLADALWSQNRILGCICLGYPFHPLGKPETLRVEHLQNLQTPTLVIQGERDAMGNRKDVNNYALSEQIQLAWMPDGDHSFKPRKQSGHSELQNLNLAVEHMHDFLSKVVQPAS; translated from the coding sequence ATGGACAACACGCTGGTGTGTGGGCCTACAACCGGGTCAGCAACCGTGGTGCTGGCCCATGGTGCCGGCGCTGGCATGGAGAGTCCTTTTATGCAGCACATGGCCGAAGGACTTGCGCAGCAGGGGTGGCAGGTGATCCGCTTCGAATTTCCCTATATGGCCCAGCAGCGCGTCAGTGGTCGCAAAAGACCACCCAACAAAGCTGACATCCTGTTGCAGTGTTATGCCGAGCAACTCCAGTCTCTTCCTGCCAAGCAGCCGCTGATCATCGGAGGCAAATCCATGGGTGGGAGGATCGCCAGCCTGCTTGCCGATGCGTTGTGGAGCCAAAACAGGATTCTGGGATGCATCTGTCTGGGCTATCCCTTTCACCCTCTTGGCAAACCAGAGACATTGCGCGTGGAACATTTGCAGAATCTGCAAACGCCAACCCTGGTGATACAGGGAGAGCGGGATGCGATGGGCAACAGGAAGGACGTGAACAACTATGCGCTGTCAGAGCAAATACAACTCGCCTGGATGCCCGATGGTGATCACAGCTTCAAACCACGCAAACAATCAGGGCATAGCGAACTTCAGAACTTGAATCTGGCTGTTGAACACATGCATGACTTCCTCAGCAAGGTGGTGCAGCCAGCAAGCTGA
- a CDS encoding lactate dehydrogenase, whose product MNASVQAFDPLLTIPFTMGFHASSVVRVLLTSVVALVTIGTSLANPVRGQVRFDDCKPVAGGGITCNTVPYGNTRADMIDGEFGLMDQASPGWAEYNPYEGYDDMLGGNQT is encoded by the coding sequence GTGAACGCCTCTGTGCAGGCCTTTGATCCACTGCTCACGATCCCATTCACAATGGGGTTCCATGCATCAAGCGTCGTGCGCGTGTTGTTAACGAGCGTTGTCGCTCTGGTCACGATCGGCACCAGTCTGGCCAATCCTGTTCGGGGGCAGGTGCGTTTTGATGACTGCAAGCCTGTTGCGGGTGGTGGGATCACTTGCAACACAGTTCCTTATGGCAACACCCGGGCCGACATGATTGACGGTGAGTTCGGCCTAATGGATCAGGCCAGTCCTGGCTGGGCGGAATACAACCCCTACGAGGGGTACGACGACATGCTGGGTGGCAACCAGACGTGA
- the gluQRS gene encoding tRNA glutamyl-Q(34) synthetase GluQRS, with product MDLPDCLQAVFEQGRQQRLLGYRGRFAPTPSGPLHLGNLRTALISWLQARLQGGEWLLRIDDLDTPRIRLGAVDSALEDLQWLGLHWDGPVIMQSQRLGLYNSCLSALRRDQLLYPCRCSRRQLGAGRRYPGTCREMARGWGLQDGRLPAWRLKVKAVDEPRCGDLVLRRADGFIAYHLSTAVDELALGITEVVRGSDLAAVCLAQQAVIASLEEQSPSYRHTPLLCDSKGQKLSKREQAEGLAPLQEKQWSSQQVVGWLAASLGLVDEHCSLSACELLQEIQARPLPLQGCWDDPDS from the coding sequence GTGGACCTTCCTGATTGTCTCCAGGCCGTTTTTGAGCAGGGGCGTCAACAGCGTCTCCTGGGTTATCGCGGCCGTTTCGCTCCGACTCCCTCGGGTCCCCTGCATCTGGGCAACCTGCGCACGGCGCTGATCTCCTGGTTGCAGGCCCGTCTTCAGGGTGGTGAATGGTTGCTGCGGATTGATGATCTCGATACTCCGCGCATCCGGCTTGGCGCGGTCGACTCAGCTCTCGAAGACTTGCAATGGCTTGGATTGCACTGGGATGGTCCAGTGATCATGCAGAGCCAGCGGCTCGGGCTATACAACTCCTGCCTCTCTGCACTTCGGCGTGACCAGCTGCTGTATCCCTGCCGCTGCAGTCGTCGTCAGCTGGGTGCCGGTCGGCGCTATCCAGGAACCTGTAGGGAGATGGCAAGGGGCTGGGGTCTGCAGGATGGACGTCTGCCTGCCTGGAGGCTGAAAGTGAAGGCCGTGGATGAACCCCGCTGCGGTGATCTGGTTCTGCGCCGAGCCGATGGATTTATCGCCTATCACCTTTCAACGGCAGTGGACGAGCTGGCACTGGGTATCACCGAGGTGGTTCGGGGCTCTGATTTGGCTGCCGTGTGTCTTGCCCAGCAGGCGGTGATCGCCTCTCTGGAGGAGCAATCGCCCAGCTATCGACACACACCGCTGCTTTGCGATTCGAAAGGGCAGAAGCTCTCCAAACGTGAACAGGCCGAAGGGTTGGCACCTCTTCAGGAGAAGCAGTGGTCATCGCAGCAGGTGGTGGGATGGCTGGCCGCTTCGCTGGGTTTGGTCGACGAGCACTGCTCCTTATCGGCTTGCGAGCTGCTGCAAGAGATTCAGGCTCGACCCCTGCCGCTGCAGGGATGTTGGGATGACCCAGATTCTTAA
- a CDS encoding HU family DNA-binding protein: MNKADLVNLVAARTELTKTDVSLVVDAAIETIIDSVVEGKKVSILGFGSFEPRERSARQGLNPKTGEKIKIPAKRVPAFTAGKMFKDRVQG; the protein is encoded by the coding sequence ATGAACAAAGCTGATCTCGTCAACCTGGTTGCCGCCCGCACCGAGCTCACCAAGACCGATGTGTCTCTGGTGGTGGATGCCGCCATCGAAACCATCATCGATTCCGTTGTGGAGGGCAAAAAGGTCTCCATCCTTGGTTTCGGTTCCTTTGAGCCTCGTGAGCGCTCTGCCCGTCAGGGTCTGAACCCCAAGACCGGCGAAAAGATCAAGATCCCCGCCAAGCGCGTGCCCGCTTTCACCGCAGGCAAGATGTTCAAGGATCGTGTTCAGGGCTGA
- a CDS encoding MBL fold metallo-hydrolase, with the protein MTSSLEPGRPPVQIRPDLWLFPPNRDCRGGSSWWLDVDPEPVLIDCPPLSEATLEALRELAQGRCARILLTSRESHGRLRSLQQRMQWPVLVQEQEAYLLPGVEQLETFSEETVTPSGLRLLWTPGPTPGHAVVHAPLPVNVLFCGRLLVPVAKDQLAPLQHRRTFHWPRQQHSLRQLCRWLPSEAAPALASGAGLGALRGSHLAPFNSWNQQANAAFDTV; encoded by the coding sequence ATGACCTCCTCGCTGGAGCCAGGCCGCCCGCCTGTGCAAATCCGGCCTGATCTCTGGCTGTTTCCGCCGAACCGCGACTGTCGTGGTGGCTCGTCCTGGTGGCTCGACGTCGACCCTGAGCCCGTTTTGATCGACTGTCCGCCGCTCAGCGAAGCCACCTTGGAGGCTCTGCGGGAACTGGCGCAAGGCCGTTGCGCCCGCATTCTTCTCACCAGTCGAGAGAGCCATGGACGCTTGCGGAGTTTGCAGCAGCGCATGCAATGGCCCGTGCTCGTCCAGGAACAGGAGGCCTATCTGTTGCCGGGCGTTGAGCAGCTCGAAACGTTCTCCGAGGAGACCGTCACGCCTTCAGGCCTGCGACTGCTCTGGACGCCAGGCCCTACGCCTGGTCATGCCGTTGTGCATGCGCCGCTGCCTGTGAATGTGCTGTTCTGCGGACGTTTGCTTGTGCCAGTGGCCAAGGATCAATTGGCACCTTTGCAGCACCGGCGCACCTTTCACTGGCCTCGGCAGCAGCACAGTCTGCGTCAATTATGCCGGTGGCTTCCTTCAGAAGCCGCTCCGGCACTGGCTTCTGGGGCTGGTCTAGGTGCTCTGCGTGGTAGTCATCTGGCTCCCTTTAACAGCTGGAATCAGCAGGCCAATGCAGCATTTGACACGGTCTGA
- a CDS encoding glycogen-debranching protein: MSTVRRGKPWPLGSSITADGVNFSVAAPGANRVELLIFSTAEASSPEQLIDLNDSNHRSGDYWHVEVEGLTAGCCYGYRVFGPLAPGGHGFRPAKVLLDPCARAITGWSIYQREAATGASPNTHCCLKGLVCERDRFDFDAHPRPRHSWQQTVIYELHIGGFTQRSDSGVAPDRQGSLLGVIDKIPYLKQLGVTTIELLPVQAFDPQDAPPGRDNIWGYSPLSWFAPHQGYVGGGDPMKARDQMRDLVAACHDAGLEVLLDVVYNHTTEGNADGPTLSWRGFADRTYYHQTDKGDYQDVSGCGNTIAAHHPLSRELILESLRCWALELGVDGFRFDLGIALSRGEGLKPLDKPALFEAMEADPLLSELKLVSEPWDCGGLYRLNDFPARRIGTWNGRFRDALRSFWKGDDDSTWAMAQRLRSSPDLYDGKPAGLGSSVNLLTAHDGFTLMDLVSFNRKHNLANGEDNRDGENHNNSWNHGVEGPSSDPAITALRKRQQRNMLSTLLLARGVPMLLMGDEVGRSQGGNNNTWCQDTPLSWMIWSEEHCDTELLTFVQRLLRLRSELAELLNPVMSHYEPQQQRRNSDPDGLWRQWHGVELGKPDWASWSHCLAMSLHRGKRGAVLWAGFNAYFKAMHFDLPQPASPWHRLIDTALPAGEDLPQTLEPWSPDGVPLEARSLVVMVAREYADNIKL; encoded by the coding sequence TTGAGCACGGTCCGGCGAGGCAAGCCTTGGCCTCTTGGCAGCAGCATCACCGCCGATGGTGTGAATTTCTCGGTGGCAGCGCCAGGTGCAAACCGGGTTGAACTGCTGATTTTCTCCACCGCTGAAGCCAGCAGTCCAGAGCAACTGATCGATCTCAACGACAGCAACCACCGCTCTGGCGATTACTGGCATGTGGAGGTGGAGGGACTGACGGCAGGTTGCTGCTATGGCTATCGAGTGTTCGGGCCGCTCGCACCGGGAGGCCATGGCTTCCGGCCCGCGAAGGTGCTGTTGGATCCGTGTGCTCGCGCGATCACGGGCTGGTCGATTTATCAACGCGAAGCCGCCACCGGTGCTTCACCGAACACCCATTGCTGCCTGAAAGGACTGGTCTGCGAACGGGACCGCTTCGATTTCGATGCGCATCCCAGACCTCGACACAGTTGGCAGCAGACGGTGATCTACGAGCTGCATATTGGAGGCTTCACCCAACGCAGCGACAGCGGCGTGGCTCCTGATCGACAGGGCAGCCTGCTGGGAGTGATCGACAAGATCCCGTATCTCAAGCAGTTGGGCGTCACCACGATCGAACTGCTGCCCGTGCAGGCCTTCGATCCCCAGGATGCGCCTCCTGGGCGAGACAACATCTGGGGCTACAGCCCACTGAGCTGGTTTGCTCCGCATCAGGGCTATGTGGGCGGCGGTGACCCCATGAAGGCCAGAGATCAGATGCGCGATCTGGTGGCGGCCTGTCACGACGCTGGCCTGGAGGTGTTGCTTGATGTTGTCTACAACCACACCACCGAAGGCAATGCTGATGGCCCCACCCTGAGCTGGCGTGGCTTCGCCGATCGCACCTACTACCACCAGACCGATAAGGGTGATTACCAAGACGTAAGTGGCTGTGGCAACACCATTGCCGCCCACCATCCGCTCAGCCGTGAACTGATTCTGGAGTCGCTGCGCTGCTGGGCACTGGAACTGGGAGTGGATGGCTTTCGCTTCGATCTCGGCATTGCCCTGAGTCGCGGCGAAGGTCTGAAGCCATTGGACAAACCCGCACTGTTCGAAGCGATGGAGGCTGACCCGCTACTCAGTGAGCTCAAGCTTGTGAGCGAGCCCTGGGACTGCGGTGGTCTCTATCGACTGAATGACTTCCCGGCTCGGCGCATCGGGACCTGGAACGGGCGGTTTCGTGATGCCTTGCGCAGCTTCTGGAAAGGCGACGATGACAGCACTTGGGCCATGGCACAGCGGCTGCGCAGCAGCCCTGATCTCTATGACGGCAAACCCGCAGGTTTAGGCAGCTCCGTGAATCTGCTCACGGCCCACGATGGTTTCACACTGATGGATCTGGTGAGCTTCAACAGGAAGCACAACCTCGCCAATGGTGAAGACAACCGCGACGGTGAAAATCACAACAACAGCTGGAATCACGGAGTTGAAGGTCCCAGCAGTGACCCTGCCATCACTGCTCTGCGCAAGCGTCAGCAACGCAACATGCTGAGCACCCTGCTGCTGGCGCGCGGCGTACCGATGCTGTTGATGGGCGACGAGGTTGGCCGCAGCCAGGGAGGCAACAACAACACCTGGTGCCAGGACACACCGCTCAGCTGGATGATCTGGTCCGAGGAGCACTGCGATACAGAGCTGCTCACCTTCGTGCAGCGACTGCTGCGGCTGCGCTCAGAGCTCGCCGAGCTGTTGAACCCAGTGATGAGCCACTACGAACCGCAACAGCAGCGACGCAACAGCGATCCCGATGGTTTGTGGCGCCAGTGGCATGGAGTGGAACTGGGCAAGCCCGACTGGGCCAGCTGGTCCCACTGCCTGGCAATGAGCCTGCATCGCGGCAAACGCGGAGCAGTTCTCTGGGCTGGCTTCAACGCTTACTTCAAGGCCATGCACTTTGATCTGCCCCAGCCGGCATCTCCCTGGCACCGCCTGATCGATACGGCCCTTCCTGCCGGTGAGGACCTTCCCCAGACCCTGGAACCTTGGAGTCCGGACGGCGTCCCCCTCGAAGCCCGAAGCCTGGTGGTGATGGTGGCTCGCGAGTACGCCGACAACATCAAGCTCTAA
- a CDS encoding MFS transporter, protein MFSYGLGDAGTGLAATTLGFYLFPFFTCAAGLPAFIAGSLLTVIKIWDGVNDPLIGWMSDHTTSRWGPRLPWMFGAALPLGISLAAMWWVPEGDITQRTLYYVLMAILLMTAYTSVNLPFAALSTELSPDTAIRTRLNAARFTGSIISGTMGLLVAFFALREGGGGYVLMGQITGTIAALATLLCCWGLAPYAKKAQQPSCNKEPLRKQLHRIRSNSRFLMVLGLYLLLWFGLQLMQVVALIWLVQVIHVPASIATLLLLAFNIAALIGLQLWSVLSNRHGRIKALGWGSSIWITACLLSMALSPIAENSGRNALIPVVTLIMLVGLGASTAYLIPWSLLPDAIDADPTHPAGLYTAWMVFGQKLIIGLSMSVFGTLLSLTGYISTKSCDGALNFVEQPQTALIAIRLCMGLIPAVLVALGLVVMRRWPDRGAHLQRA, encoded by the coding sequence ATGTTTTCGTATGGACTTGGAGACGCAGGGACCGGACTCGCCGCGACAACACTCGGTTTTTACCTGTTTCCCTTTTTCACTTGTGCAGCAGGCCTTCCAGCGTTCATTGCTGGCTCACTGCTCACGGTGATCAAAATCTGGGATGGCGTGAATGATCCGCTGATCGGCTGGATGAGCGATCACACCACAAGCCGGTGGGGGCCAAGACTTCCCTGGATGTTTGGGGCCGCCCTGCCGTTAGGCATCAGCTTGGCCGCCATGTGGTGGGTTCCAGAGGGAGACATCACCCAACGCACGCTGTATTACGTGCTGATGGCCATCCTGCTGATGACCGCTTACACAAGCGTGAATCTGCCCTTTGCCGCGCTCTCTACAGAACTCAGCCCAGACACTGCAATCCGAACCCGTCTCAACGCAGCTCGCTTTACCGGTTCCATCATCTCAGGAACGATGGGGTTGCTCGTTGCCTTTTTTGCTTTGCGCGAAGGCGGAGGCGGCTATGTCTTGATGGGACAAATCACTGGCACGATCGCTGCCTTAGCGACCTTGCTCTGCTGCTGGGGTTTGGCCCCCTATGCCAAAAAAGCTCAACAACCAAGTTGCAATAAGGAGCCTCTACGCAAACAACTTCATCGCATTCGCTCCAATTCCCGTTTTCTGATGGTGCTGGGGCTGTATCTGCTGCTGTGGTTTGGCCTCCAGCTCATGCAGGTTGTTGCACTGATCTGGCTTGTTCAAGTCATTCACGTTCCGGCAAGTATCGCCACCTTGCTCCTGCTCGCTTTCAACATTGCGGCCTTGATCGGACTCCAACTCTGGAGCGTGCTGTCCAACCGCCATGGGCGAATCAAGGCTCTCGGCTGGGGGTCGAGCATCTGGATCACCGCTTGCCTGCTCTCGATGGCCCTATCTCCAATCGCTGAAAACAGTGGCCGAAACGCTTTGATTCCCGTTGTCACACTGATCATGCTGGTTGGGCTGGGCGCATCAACGGCATACCTGATTCCTTGGTCTTTGCTTCCCGATGCGATCGATGCTGATCCAACACACCCCGCGGGTCTTTACACCGCATGGATGGTGTTCGGTCAAAAACTGATCATCGGGCTGAGCATGAGCGTGTTTGGCACATTGCTCTCTCTAACGGGATACATCTCCACCAAGAGTTGCGACGGAGCCTTAAATTTCGTCGAACAGCCTCAAACAGCTCTGATTGCCATCCGCCTTTGCATGGGCCTCATTCCAGCAGTTTTAGTGGCTCTGGGACTTGTGGTGATGCGACGCTGGCCTGACCGCGGCGCTCATCTGCAACGCGCATGA
- a CDS encoding ABC transporter permease, with protein sequence MQSPRWLKRLGSSLIIGGQAVTATAKGRINTVDLLDQLQEAGPGSFLIVIITALAAGTVFNIQVAKELSNMGANSTVGGVLAIGLAREIAPLLTATLLTGKVATAYAAQLGTMKVTEQVDAITMLRTDPVEYLVVPRLIAMVVMAPVQCLLFFAVAILGGQISSTEIYQIPPAVFWTSVRTWLDPDDLPFMLVKALIFGLQIAVLSCGWGMTTQGGPKEVGTSTTGAVVMILVTVALMDVFLTQILFGG encoded by the coding sequence ATCCAATCGCCCCGCTGGTTAAAGAGGCTGGGCAGCAGCTTGATCATTGGCGGTCAGGCAGTCACCGCCACCGCCAAGGGAAGGATTAATACTGTCGATCTGCTGGATCAACTCCAGGAAGCCGGACCTGGAAGCTTCCTCATCGTGATCATCACGGCACTGGCTGCGGGCACGGTGTTCAACATCCAGGTCGCCAAGGAACTCAGCAACATGGGCGCCAACTCCACGGTTGGCGGCGTCCTGGCGATTGGCCTGGCTCGTGAGATTGCCCCTCTGCTGACGGCCACCCTGCTCACAGGCAAGGTCGCGACCGCCTACGCGGCACAGCTGGGGACCATGAAGGTCACCGAACAGGTTGATGCCATCACAATGTTGCGCACCGACCCGGTGGAGTACCTGGTCGTTCCCCGCCTGATCGCCATGGTGGTGATGGCCCCAGTGCAGTGTCTGTTGTTCTTTGCTGTGGCAATCCTTGGAGGCCAGATCAGCAGCACTGAGATTTACCAGATTCCGCCCGCTGTGTTCTGGACCTCAGTGCGCACCTGGCTCGATCCTGACGATTTGCCGTTCATGCTGGTCAAAGCCTTGATTTTCGGCCTTCAAATTGCGGTGTTGTCCTGCGGCTGGGGCATGACCACCCAAGGAGGGCCGAAAGAGGTTGGCACCAGCACCACAGGTGCCGTGGTGATGATCCTGGTCACCGTGGCCCTGATGGACGTCTTCCTGACTCAGATCCTCTTCGGAGGCTGA
- a CDS encoding DUF3119 family protein: MTTTPSEPDQNSVSISSSPRLALLIIVFSLCLLPLPFNPWPTVVVGLFGVFLLVQTYSLRLEFTNDTLVVWRGQQELRSFPYAEWQSWRLFAPWLPGLFYFREIKSIHFLPILFNPAELRQQLEQRVGSLETPKP; the protein is encoded by the coding sequence ATGACCACAACACCCTCTGAACCTGACCAAAACAGCGTGAGCATCAGCTCCAGCCCCCGTCTGGCGCTGCTGATCATCGTCTTCAGCCTCTGCCTGCTGCCACTGCCGTTCAATCCATGGCCGACCGTGGTGGTGGGGCTGTTTGGTGTTTTCCTATTGGTGCAGACCTACAGCCTGCGGCTGGAATTCACTAACGACACGCTGGTGGTGTGGCGAGGCCAGCAGGAGCTGCGCAGCTTCCCTTACGCCGAATGGCAGAGCTGGCGACTGTTTGCCCCCTGGCTGCCAGGACTGTTTTATTTCCGCGAAATCAAGAGCATCCACTTCCTGCCGATCCTCTTCAACCCTGCTGAGCTGCGGCAACAGTTGGAACAACGGGTCGGCTCCCTGGAAACCCCGAAGCCCTAA
- a CDS encoding DUF3086 domain-containing protein gives MPDDNDLPLQDTPQSTEAANDASSEASHAASEDVQPASETLIQLALVDLQTRRDGLQQEIESLQQRKQQLEKDMAASFAGQSDAIARRVKGFQEYLGGALQGLAQSVETLELVAQPVVVKPSPLDAQAAEAAAEQAMANSGGAPALADTFRPDEELIRTNLRRFLEQPDFYAEPWKLRRSLDDSDIAVLEDWFFNQGGRGAQASRGSRPRNVLLGAALIAIIGELYGDQFQTLVLAGQPERLGDWRRGLQDALGLGREDFGPSSGIVLFERGDALVERADRLEERGEVPLILIDAAERVVDVPVLQFPLWLAFAAGPGETYDYEDDLL, from the coding sequence ATGCCTGACGACAACGATCTGCCACTCCAGGACACGCCGCAATCCACAGAGGCAGCCAACGATGCATCCAGCGAGGCATCCCACGCCGCCAGCGAAGACGTGCAGCCTGCGTCTGAAACGCTGATCCAACTGGCCCTGGTGGATCTGCAGACGCGGCGCGACGGCCTCCAACAGGAGATTGAAAGCCTCCAACAGCGCAAGCAGCAACTGGAGAAAGACATGGCCGCCAGCTTTGCTGGCCAATCCGATGCAATCGCCAGACGTGTGAAGGGGTTTCAGGAGTATCTGGGTGGAGCCTTGCAGGGGCTGGCCCAGTCGGTGGAGACGCTGGAGCTAGTGGCGCAGCCTGTGGTGGTGAAGCCTTCACCACTGGATGCCCAGGCAGCCGAAGCCGCCGCCGAACAGGCCATGGCGAACAGCGGCGGCGCGCCGGCGCTGGCCGACACTTTCCGTCCTGACGAAGAGCTGATCCGAACCAACCTCAGGCGTTTTCTGGAGCAGCCCGACTTCTATGCCGAACCCTGGAAACTGCGCCGTAGCCTCGACGACAGCGACATCGCTGTACTCGAAGACTGGTTTTTCAATCAGGGCGGCAGGGGTGCTCAAGCCAGCCGCGGTAGTCGACCTCGCAACGTGCTGCTGGGGGCTGCCCTGATCGCCATCATCGGCGAGCTTTACGGCGATCAGTTCCAGACGCTGGTCCTAGCGGGACAACCCGAACGCCTCGGTGACTGGCGACGAGGCCTGCAGGATGCGCTCGGCCTGGGGCGGGAAGATTTCGGGCCCAGCAGCGGCATCGTGCTGTTTGAACGTGGAGATGCTCTTGTAGAGCGAGCCGACCGGCTGGAGGAGCGCGGTGAAGTGCCCCTGATCCTGATCGATGCAGCCGAACGGGTGGTGGATGTTCCCGTGCTTCAGTTCCCGCTCTGGCTGGCCTTTGCAGCCGGTCCAGGCGAAACCTACGACTACGAAGACGACCTGCTCTGA
- the plsY gene encoding glycerol-3-phosphate 1-O-acyltransferase PlsY, with translation MPFFTLLLGYLLGSLPSGFLAGQWCKGIDLRTIGSGSTGATNVLRNVGKGPALVVFLVDVAKGAAAVLIASALTQNNPLNDWIQVLAGLAALAGHIWPVWLGFKGGKAVATGLGLFLGLAWPVGLACFGMFMAVFSLSRIVSLASVVAAISLPLLMAADSGSNANLVVALVAMALVLWRHRSNIQRLINGTEPKVGLKS, from the coding sequence ATGCCCTTCTTCACGCTGCTGCTGGGTTACCTGCTCGGCTCCCTACCCAGCGGCTTCCTGGCCGGTCAATGGTGCAAGGGGATCGACCTACGCACCATCGGCTCCGGCTCTACCGGCGCCACCAATGTGCTGCGCAACGTGGGCAAAGGCCCTGCACTGGTTGTGTTCCTAGTGGATGTAGCCAAAGGAGCAGCTGCGGTTCTGATCGCTAGCGCCCTCACCCAGAACAATCCACTCAACGATTGGATCCAGGTGCTGGCCGGTCTTGCAGCCCTGGCCGGCCATATCTGGCCGGTATGGCTCGGCTTCAAAGGCGGCAAGGCCGTGGCCACCGGGCTTGGTTTGTTCCTAGGCCTGGCCTGGCCAGTGGGGCTGGCTTGCTTCGGGATGTTCATGGCCGTGTTCAGCCTCAGTCGGATCGTGTCACTCGCCAGCGTGGTGGCAGCGATCAGCCTGCCGCTGCTGATGGCCGCCGACTCAGGGAGCAACGCCAATCTTGTGGTGGCCCTGGTCGCGATGGCGCTGGTGCTTTGGCGACACCGCAGCAACATTCAACGGCTGATCAACGGCACCGAACCCAAGGTGGGCCTGAAATCTTGA
- the pyrF gene encoding orotidine-5'-phosphate decarboxylase has translation MAIHPADRIIVALDGMAPDQALAFATQVEGLCWVKVGLELFVQAGPEVVAQLRDQGLRVFLDLKFHDIPATMAGSCRRAAALGAELITVHACAGSEALQAAQAAAVEGAQQAGLNAPTLLAVTVLTSWEEQRLQRELAISQGIAERVPALAQLSATAGIGGCVCSPLEAAALRSQHPNPFALVTPGIRPKGTAVGDQARVMGPAEAIAAGASQLVIGRPITRSADPTAAFSACCTELLD, from the coding sequence ATGGCGATCCATCCCGCCGATCGGATCATCGTGGCCCTCGACGGCATGGCCCCGGATCAGGCCTTGGCCTTTGCCACTCAGGTGGAGGGATTGTGCTGGGTGAAGGTGGGTCTGGAGCTGTTCGTCCAGGCTGGCCCTGAGGTTGTGGCGCAGCTGCGCGATCAGGGCCTGCGGGTGTTTCTCGATCTCAAATTCCACGACATCCCTGCCACCATGGCCGGCTCCTGTCGTCGTGCGGCGGCGCTGGGCGCGGAGTTGATCACGGTGCATGCCTGTGCCGGCAGCGAAGCGTTGCAGGCGGCTCAGGCTGCAGCGGTGGAGGGTGCTCAGCAGGCTGGCCTCAATGCTCCAACGCTGTTGGCGGTGACGGTGCTCACCAGCTGGGAGGAGCAGCGTTTGCAACGTGAACTCGCCATCAGCCAGGGCATCGCCGAGCGCGTGCCGGCGTTAGCGCAGCTTTCGGCAACTGCTGGCATCGGCGGCTGTGTGTGTTCACCTTTAGAGGCCGCGGCTCTGCGTTCACAGCACCCGAATCCATTTGCGTTGGTGACGCCAGGCATTCGCCCGAAAGGAACCGCAGTGGGCGATCAGGCCCGGGTGATGGGTCCTGCTGAGGCGATTGCAGCCGGCGCCAGTCAGCTGGTGATCGGTCGCCCGATCACCAGGTCAGCAGACCCCACTGCTGCCTTCTCTGCCTGCTGCACGGAGCTGTTGGACTGA